The nucleotide window TCAGTGGCCAGAGTGCTGCGGTGGGCTCCGTGTGTGCGCAGGAGGCTGATGTCACCCCAGGCTCTCTGTCCCCGATATAAGTCCTGGCCGGGCTGGTGCACAGGGACGGGGTCTCCGCAGCGACTGGACATCCCATAGCCATGTCCTCTGCTTCAGCCTCCAGGTCCCAGCACCATCCCCAAGGCATACTGGGGTCGGCatggctctgcctcctgcttttgCTGACAGCCTGCGTGCCCATCACTGGCACCAACCCCGGCATCAAGGCCCAGCTGACCTGGAAGGCGCTGGAATTCGGTGGGTCTCGTGTCCCTGACCACCCTTGGGGAAACTGGGCAGGGGATGAAGGGGACCATGTCCAGACCACCTGGGATGGGGGATGGAGGGGTGTCCTGGACCTGGCTGCTCGCCCCACTGGCACCGCAGCTCCTTCCCTGACAACTGTCCCCCAAATTCCTGCCTTGCCCCAGGTCGGCAGATTGGGCTGGAGCTTCTCCAGTCGCTGCTGCAGAAGGAGCATGAGCTGAACCTGAGGGGCTCCTACTACAGCCCACTCCTGGGGACACTTACCTACGCCGTGCCCCGGTAAGAGCCACCCACGGGGTCCCggtccctgtccccattcccatcctgGCAGTGCCCTGGGCGCAGCCGTGAGCCCAGACTGCCCGTGTCGTGCAGGATCCGCATCCACGAGCTGCAGATGAACGACTCCACCGTGGATTTTGCCGAGGACGTGGGGGTGAGGCTGATGGTGCAGCGCGCCCGCATCCGTCTCAGCGCTGACTGGGGAGCCCAGCTGGGCACCATGTGAGTCCTTGTGTGCGCAGGGCACAGGGATGGGTACCTGGGTGGCTCGGGGCCACTGCTGGCCCTGTGCTCACCTGCTCTGTCCCCAGCCAGGACAAAGGCTCCGTCGAGCTTCGCATGAACGACCTGGCCGTGGTGGCGGTGCTGGGGGTGAGCGTGGACGGCAGCGGCCGGCCCACAGTGTGGAGCGCAGGCTGTGACGCCCGTGGCACCGATCTGCACATGGAGTTTCACTACGGCCACAGGTGATGCCAGGACCCCCTGCTTCCCTCTTGTCCCTGGCATGCAGGGACTCCCTCGTGTCCCTGGCCAGGATGTTGGTCTGGGGGAAgctggggcaccccagggtgATCTGAGCACCCggctctgccccacagctggCTCTACAACCCGCTGGCGCCGCTGGTCCAGAAAGCCCTGAGGCAGGAGCTGAACAAGCAGGTGAGTGCTCGGCCCCTGTGCTGTGGGGTGtcggtgtccccatcccttcccatgGCAGGCCCAGTGAGTGGCTTGTGGCTTGGGGACCCCCATCTGTGGGCTCACTGATGCCCtgctctgcttccagctctgccTCGAGGTCCACAAGGGTGTCAGCAGGCTGGAGGCTGCCCTGAAGGACATGAAAAGTGGGTGAGGGGACCCCAGGGactggggccggggctgggcagggtggtCTGGGGGCGGCCGTGCAGGAGGCTGGTGCCCAGCAGGGTCAGCAGGACCCCACTGTGGGGCCGGATCCCATCAGCCCCCATGTCGGCAGAGCCGGGGCTGTGGGAGGGGGCTGGTGGTCTCCGACTCCCCCCaaccatccccatgtccctgcagcATCCACCCAGCTGGACGCCTTCGCCGCCATCGACCACTCCCTGGTGGGGCAGCCGGCCATCACGGCGGAGCACGGGGACATCGCCCTCAAGGTAATGTCATCCCCGACATCCCTGGGCCGGGTCCAGGAATGGGGTGCGGGGGAGCCAGGCTGAGCCTCGCGTCCATCCGTCCGTCTGTCTGCGCAGGGGGAGTTCTTCAGTGTGGGCAAGTCCCAGCAGAGACCTTCCTCGGCGGTGCCCGCGGCGTTGCCTGCCGCTCTGCCCACAGCACTGCCCACGGCGCAGGAGcccatgctgctgctggctgtCACCGAGTTCGTTGCCAACTCGGCTGCCTTCACGTACTTCACGGCCGGGGTCCTGCGCAAGAACATCTCCAGTGACATGGTAGGGACGGCTCCGGCCacggctgtggggcagagctgcctcTGCCGGGGTCCTGCCGGGGTGTCCCCATGCCTGCCCGTGCCTTGTGGCCCCAGCACCCCAacccctctgctgccttccagctcccACGGCGGTTCCCGCTCCAGCTGAGGACCAAGAGCATGGGGCTCTTCTCCCCGCAGGTGGGTGCGGGTGGGATGGGACATGGGCAGGAGGGGGAGCAGGTGGGACATGGGGTAGGACAGAACGCAGACGGGATGGGACATGGGATGGGACAGAGGAGGGACAGGGTTCAGGAGGGACAGGGCCGGGGATGGGCTGCAGAAGAGGTGGGACACAGGATGGGATGCAGGCAGGATGGGCAGGATGGGATGCAGTCGGTATAGGACACGTGCAGGACAGGACGTGGGCAGGTGGACCATGGGCAGGACAGGATGCATTGCCCACCCTGTCTgcacccagcccagggcagggcagTGATGGGGCACactgggcagtggtggggacctgctgGGAGCCCAGGCTGGTGCCAGCGGTGCCAGTGTGGCTCCGTGCCAGCTCAGCCCTggtctctcccagctgcagcagcgctACCCGGACCACCCCATGGAGCTGCACCTTTCGGCTCGCCGGCAGCCCCTGCTCTCCTGCCACCCCGATGCCCTGCACGGTGCCTTCTTCGGCTCTGCCGAGACCTTCGTGGTGCTGCCCAACGCCACCCGCGTCCCTGCTTTTCTGCTGAACATCGTGAGTGGCTGGTGCTGCCACGGCACGGGGATCCAGGGCCTGGCCCCAAAGGGCTTAGCTGGGGCTGATCTGCCTGTGCTCCTGGTTGGGGCAATACTGGATAATGCTGGGGTGATGCTGGGCGATGCTGTGCGATGCAGGGTTGCAGGCACTGCTGTGGTCTTTCCAACATCTCTTCTTGCTGCAGGATGCCAACGTGACGGGGAAGCCGACCATCACCAGGAACAGGCTCGGAGGCACCGTAAGCCTGAAGGGGTGAGTCCCCGGTGCCGTGCTGGGTCTGGCCTCCCCTGGGGCGTACCCGGGAAGCTCCCCCCATTCTCCACCTTTGGCCATTTGCCTCCCCATGTCCCGTATCGCCTCCTCAGACCCCTCTTGCCCCCGGCTCTCATCCATGCCTGCTGCCCTGGCACTGGTACCCTGGTTAGGTCCTCAGCTGGACCCTCTCTGTCGGGCTCCCAGCCGTGCCATGGAGCTCAGTCCATTCCTGCCCTGGGATGGGACAGTCCCCGTCCCTGTGCCTGGCTCTCATCCTGCTCTCATCCTCCAGGCTCAGCGTGTCACAGGTGACGTCACACGTGGGCCCGGTGGAggtgagctgctctgctggggcacGATGGGGCATCCGAGGGGAACCTTGTGCTCTGCACCACCCTGGGAGCAGGGTCTGGGGGTCTGGGAGgggcctgggggtgctggggaccccgtGCAAGGCCAGCACTTGCACAGGCAGCGGGTGCAGTGCTGGTAGGGGAGCTGaaccctgcctgcactgcagccccctctgcctgccccatgCCAGGCTTAGGGGGCTGCCTGTCCCACAGGTGAACAGACTGGAGACCCTGCTGAAGTTCGGGCTGTGGCTTTTTGGTGTGCCCTGGGCAAACAGTGAGTGCTGTCCCCATCCTGTCCCGGTCCCCCggctgccctggggctgccccccacTCACGGCTCTTCTCTCCCCACAGAGCGGCTCCAGGCTGGCgtccccctgcccaccctgcacGGCCTCAGCCCACTCAACGCCCGGCTCTCGCTGCAGGAGGTGGGTACTGCCACCATCCCCTCACCCCGCTGCCCCCCtcgtcccccatgtccccccccatcTCACCCCAACTCCCCGCAGGGCTTCATGCTCATCGCCACGGACCTGCAGTACAAGCCGTAAGACCAGTCACTGCGTGGGAACCTGCCGGCCCCCCACGagccgtgtccccgtcccccatcCCGCTGGCAGCCAGGGGGGAGCCGATGCCACCGCGGCCCCGTGGCCGGCACAGCTGCCCGGCCGTGGGACCCACTGACCCCCAACCTGCCAGGGGGGGTCCTCGGCAGGGATTAAAGCCGGGAGCGTGGTTCAGTCTGGTGTGGGTGTGTTGCCTTGGGGAGCCCCCACATCCGGGTGCCCCGGGCAGGGTCCCATTCCCAGCTCCGTGCTGGAGCATCGCCGGGTCCCCCCAGGCTGGAGCTCCGGCCGTGCTGGGGTGAGGGGTCCCATCCCCTGCGCCGGGGTCCCTGCAGCAccaccgtgggggggggggggtcgagGCTGGGTGGGGGGCGTAGGGGGAGCTGGGGATGGGGCTGGTGGCTCTGGGGGACCGAGGGGGTCACCCACAACCCTCGTGGGTGTGCTGGCCATGCGGGTgccctttgccccccccccagcagcagctgctgcagctccacggCAGCTTCCCCCATCGCCCACGGGATGGTGCTCGTGTCCGCGGCCTCCCACCGCGTCCCGCCGGCCCACGGCTCCCCACGGGCCCTGGCCGCTGCTCCCCCACGCTCCGGTCGTCCCCTGCGCACcccggaggggcgggggggggggggtcgtggggAAGGCTGAGCCGCAAGCAGGGAGCATCCCGAACAAGGCCCAGTGTTTTTGGGGTTCAGACTGTGCCGAAATGAGCCCCCCCCACCTCGCAGAAGGCAGGTGGTGCTGCAAGAAGGTTTCCCCTTTCCCCAGCTCaggggtggcagagctggggggtgAGGGGCAGTCCCAGGAacgtggggtgggggtgtgtgtgtgctgtggGACCCAGCGAGGCACCCACCAGGATGTGGGGCTGCAAGCCCCCTGCCCTCCTCACTCCAACATGGCTGTGGATGCTCCCCCTGCCTGGCTCCCCACTGATGCTGAGCCCACAGTCCCAAAACCAGCTCCCCCCCACCGCACAAGCCCAGCTAAGAGCCTGGCTTGGGCTGTCCTGCCCCCACAGCCCCCTAACGAGGACCCAGGATGAGGATTTGAGCCTGGCCCTGGTGAAAAGTAGAAGGGATGGGCAGGGGTCTGTCCCAATGCTGCCTGTGATGGAGACGGGCAGCACCGTGCCCAAACAGGCAGCACCATGTCACGCCAACCCTGCCCAGCACCGTCCCCTTGGGAAAACAGCAAATCCCACACCCCTTGGAGCACCCCAACCCTTCCCTGGCCAGGGAAATGATCTGTTCCCCCTCCATCCATCTTGCTGAAGGCAGCTCCTGCCCAAGGctgcccgacccccccccccaagcccccggCATTCGCAAAAACCACAGCACCATCAGCAGCTCCAATGACAAGAGTTTATTAGTGGAATCACCTCCACCTGCAAACCGAAGCGTTCAATGGGCTAATGCTAATCCTCGTGCTCCCCGCGTAGGATCCGCTCCCGGCACCCATGGTGCCAGGAGCGGATCCTACACTGGGAGCGCGAGTCCGTGCTCGGTGGCcaggtgggaccccccccccaaagcctccagttcccccctccccacctttaTCCCACCTTGGCCTTTGCAGGGAGCACGGCCCCACACATAAATACGGACAGACAAGATAACAAAAATAGCATTAAGAGTATTCACAAATGAATTAAAAACTACTCGGATATGTACAGCAGAGCGCGGGCGGTATGTACACAGACAAGCCCGCGTGGACAGCTGGGTCTGCCGGTGGTCGTCTCCGAAGGATGAGGGGTTATTTTCGAAGCTAATTTCAACTCAACGCCCAGGAGGTTCCCTGCCTTGGCGGCAGCAGGAGCCGCATGGGAagaggggtggtggggggagccAGGCACCTCTGCCACTGCATGCACCCATCACAGCCatgccatggggacagggatCTGCCTGCGCTATGGGGACTGGCAGCAACCAGGACAGCACAGGAGAAGCCAGCGGCTCCC belongs to Accipiter gentilis chromosome 14, bAccGen1.1, whole genome shotgun sequence and includes:
- the LOC126045684 gene encoding bactericidal permeability-increasing protein-like, coding for MSSASASRSQHHPQGILGSAWLCLLLLLTACVPITGTNPGIKAQLTWKALEFGRQIGLELLQSLLQKEHELNLRGSYYSPLLGTLTYAVPRIRIHELQMNDSTVDFAEDVGVRLMVQRARIRLSADWGAQLGTIQDKGSVELRMNDLAVVAVLGVSVDGSGRPTVWSAGCDARGTDLHMEFHYGHSWLYNPLAPLVQKALRQELNKQLCLEVHKGVSRLEAALKDMKTSTQLDAFAAIDHSLVGQPAITAEHGDIALKGEFFSVGKSQQRPSSAVPAALPAALPTALPTAQEPMLLLAVTEFVANSAAFTYFTAGVLRKNISSDMLPRRFPLQLRTKSMGLFSPQLQQRYPDHPMELHLSARRQPLLSCHPDALHGAFFGSAETFVVLPNATRVPAFLLNIDANVTGKPTITRNRLGGTVSLKGLSVSQVTSHVGPVEVNRLETLLKFGLWLFGVPWANKRLQAGVPLPTLHGLSPLNARLSLQEGFMLIATDLQYKP